One window of the Triticum dicoccoides isolate Atlit2015 ecotype Zavitan chromosome 3B, WEW_v2.0, whole genome shotgun sequence genome contains the following:
- the LOC119276717 gene encoding LEAF RUST 10 DISEASE-RESISTANCE LOCUS RECEPTOR-LIKE PROTEIN KINASE-like 1.2 isoform X1: MIIYRPRAYSTGAATKKNPLSSRDSATGRRLYTAAAKLARRNCHTGVPSTVTVPYVLHCPPNRPTPSPEPRHAQRTAYNQEAGNQPRRNRPSSSQPAMPPLYRHHHGHVIVLLVVLFAAASHGAPAGGAYDGPTCQFEPSSCGDLTVRYPFRLYNGTENALAAYGEPQSSYCGYPGLGIVCYDDKPTLLLGGHDYTVSGINYTSLTVSLADADALGDDTCPMIDHNVTVPKQFHLPTSTVAYLFFFLNCTFLPDADVIPRPLRKPPSIKPVTCRGSGEEPAMSFVLPEREIPPKDWWQACRSVYAAPVLKDALPADATDPGWREDGYAKALRGGFQVGWDRSSGPCGQCEQSGGRCGYNRTAGFLGCFCADADGALVAGNAAGCSKISDTTAPLPGSKSRNKMVIPGVVAGVAAGLLALAVIAFLFIRKRRQRKVVNSSSKLLKYRYSGSGGTPTRSRGGDMESGSSQDMGNRFSYEELEEATDSFNENRELGDGGFGTVYKGYLGDGRVVAVKRLYNNSYRRVEQFVNEAAILARLRHPNLVMFYGCTSKESRELLLVYEFVQNGTVADHLHGPRAAERALPWPLRLSIAVESAAALTYLHAIEPPIVHRDVKTNNILLDTDFHVKVADFGLSRLFPLDATHVSTAPQGTPGYVDPEYHQCYQLTDKSDVYSFGVVLVELISSKPAVDITRQRNEINLAGMAISKIQKCRLEELVDVELGYESDPAARKMMTMVAELAFRCLQQNGEMRPPIREVLDVLRAIQDECLGHKDGGGKGKKDFAEPISPNTVHAPWDSRTTTPNTSQ, encoded by the exons ATGATAATATATAGACCACGAGCGTACTCCACAGGTGCGGCAACAAAAAAAAACCCACTGTCGAGTCGCGACTCAGCTACGGGGAGGAGACTTTACACAGCTGCGGCAAAGCTGGCGCGTCGCAACTGCCACACAGGCGTCCCATCAACTGTCACGGTGCCGTACGTCCTGCACTGCCCACCCAACCGGCCAACCCCCTCACCCGAACCCCGCCATGCTCAGCGCACGGCTTATAACCAGGAGGCAGGCAACCAACCGCGCAGAAACCGGCCTAGCTCGAGCCAACCAGCCATGCCTCCCCTCTACCGCCACCATCACGGCCATGTCATCGTCCTGCTCGTCGTCCTCTTCGCTGCCGCTTCCCATGGCGCTCCAGCCGGTGGCGCTTACGACGGCCCGACGTGCCAGTTCGAGCCTTCCAGCTGCGGCGATCTCACTGTCCGGTACCCGTTCCGTCTTTACAACGGGACAGAGAACGCACTGGCGGCGTACGGCGAACCGCAGTCGTCGTACTGCGGCTACCCCGGCCTGGGCATCGTCTGCTACGACGACAAGCCCACCCTCCTCCTCGGGGGCCACGACTACACGGTCTCGGGCATCAACTACACCAGCCTCACCGTGTCCCTCGCCGATGCCGATGCCCTCGGCGACGACACCTGCCCCATGATCGATCACAACGTCACCGTCCCGAAGCAGTTCCATCTGCCCACCTCCACCGTcgcctacctcttcttcttcctcaactgcACCTTCCTGCCGGACGCCGATGTCATTCCCAGGCCATTGCGCAAGCCGCCGAGCATCAAGCCGGTCACCTGCAGGGGCTCCGGAGAAGAGCCCGCCATGTCCTTCGTGCTGCCGGAGCGCGAGATCCCTCCCAAGGACTGGTGGCAGGCGTGCCGGTCAGTCTACGCAGCCCCGGTGCTCAAGGACGCCCTCCCGGCCGACGCCACGGACCCCGGATGGAGGGAAGACGGGTACGCGAAGGCTCTCCGCGGCGGGTTCCAGGTGGGCTGGGACCGGAGCTCCGGCCCGTGCGGCCAGTGCGAGCAATCCGGCGGCAGGTGCGGCTACAACCGCACCGCCGGGTTCCTGGGCTGCTTCTGCGCCGACGCCGATGGCGCCCTGGTAGCGGGCAACGCCGCCGGCTGCAGCAAGATATCTGACACCACAGCGCCATTGCCCG GATCGAAGAGCAGAAATAAGATGGTTATACCAG GTGTAGTGGCCGGTGTTGCCGCAGGCTTGCTTGCTCTTGCCGTGATAGCTTTTTTGTTCATTCGCAAGAGAAGGCAGAGGAAGGTTGTGAACTCGTCGTCGAAGCTCCTCAAGTACAGGTACAGCGGCTCCGGCGGGACCCCGACGCGCTCCAGGGGCGGCGACATGGAGTCCGGCAGCAGCCAGGACATGGGCAACCGGTTCAGCTACGAGGAGCTCGAGGAGGCCACCGATTCCTTCAACGAGAACagagagctcggcgacggcggcttTGGCACCGTCTACAAAG GGTACCTTGGGGACGGGCGGGTGGTGGCGGTGAAGCGGCTGTACAACAACAGCTACCGGCGCGTGGAGCAGTTCGTGAACGAGGCGGCGATCCTGGCCCGGCTGCGGCACCCGAACCTGGTCATGTTCTACGGCTGCACCTCCAAGGAGAGCCGCGAGCTGCTCCTGGTCTACGAGTTCGTCCAGAACGGGACGGTGGCCGACCACCTGCACGGGCCCCGCGCGGCGGAGCGCGCCCTGCCGTGGCCGCTCCGCCTCAGCATCGCCGTGGAGTCCGCGGCGGCGCTGACCTACCTCCACGCCATTGAGCCGCCCATCGTGCACCGCGACGTCAAGACAAACAACATCCTCCTGGACACCGACTTCCACGTCAAGGTCGCCGACTTCGGCCTCTCCCGCCTCTTCCCGCTCGACGCCACGCACGTCTCCACCGCCCCCCAGGGCACCCCAGG GTACGTGGACCCGGAGTACCACCAGTGCTACCAGCTGACGGACAAGAGCGACGTGTACAGCTTCGGCGTGGTGCTGGTGGAGCTCATCTCGTCCAAGCCCGCCGTGGACATCACCCGGCAGAGGAACGAGATCAACCTGGCCGGCATGGCCATCAGCAAGATCCagaagtgccggctggaggagctggtggACGTGGAGCTGGGATACGAGTCGGACCCGGCGGCGAGGAAGATGATGACCATGGTGGCGGAGCTGGCGTTCCGGTGCCTGCAGCAGAACGGCGAGATGCGCCCGCCGATAAGGGAGGTGCTGGACGTGCTCAGGGCCATCCAGGATGAGTGCCTGGGTCACAAAGACGGTGGAGGCAAAGGCAAGAAGGACTTTGCCGAGCCCATCTCCCCCAACACGGTGCACGCTCCCTGGGACAGCAGGACCACCACCCCTAACACCAGCCAGTAG
- the LOC119276717 gene encoding LEAF RUST 10 DISEASE-RESISTANCE LOCUS RECEPTOR-LIKE PROTEIN KINASE-like 1.2 isoform X2: MAHLPPHSLFLLFLAVHVFVASHGSPLPPSNAYNDSVCSESIKCGGVDIKYPFHLSNATQATPDYTSQYACGYTDLKIFCQVEGRIETPILQLGQDELHNYTVLNIFYDSRTIILGDTETLGGGMCPTVTHNVTFGKEWLNYTGFLEELTFFFGCYSTEGDHLPPDSPLEKFQIDCKGFNPPAGSGDGVSFVFTSEEGNVSREYELAEYCSQKVIVPVLEKNARRSGPLVLPRDYGVVLEQGFELEWKQGKEQQCQQCEESHKGRCAFNEKKEYLACLCSGGICKNTNPPSSGSKSRNKMVIPGVVAGVAAGLLALAVIAFLFIRKRRQRKVVNSSSKLLKYRYSGSGGTPTRSRGGDMESGSSQDMGNRFSYEELEEATDSFNENRELGDGGFGTVYKGYLGDGRVVAVKRLYNNSYRRVEQFVNEAAILARLRHPNLVMFYGCTSKESRELLLVYEFVQNGTVADHLHGPRAAERALPWPLRLSIAVESAAALTYLHAIEPPIVHRDVKTNNILLDTDFHVKVADFGLSRLFPLDATHVSTAPQGTPGYVDPEYHQCYQLTDKSDVYSFGVVLVELISSKPAVDITRQRNEINLAGMAISKIQKCRLEELVDVELGYESDPAARKMMTMVAELAFRCLQQNGEMRPPIREVLDVLRAIQDECLGHKDGGGKGKKDFAEPISPNTVHAPWDSRTTTPNTSQ; encoded by the exons atggCTCACCTACCACCACACtcgctcttcctcctcttcctcgccgtCCATGTCTTCGTCGCCTCCCATGGCTCCCCTCTTCCTCCGTCTAATGCCTACAATGATTCCGTGTGCTCGGAGTCGATCAAGTGTGGCGGCGTTGACATCAAATATCCATTCCATCTGTCGAACGCGACTCAAGCAACACCCGATTACACATCCCAGTACGCATGCGGGTACACCGATTTGAAGATCTTCTGCCAAGTCGAGGGGAGAATCGAGACCCCAATCCTTCAACTCGGCCAAGACGAATTACACAACTACACAGTTCTGAACATCTTCTACGACAGCCGCACCATCATTCTCGGGGACACTGAAACCCTTGGCGGCGGCATGTGCCCCACAGTCACCCACAACGTGACATTCGGCAAGGAGTGGCTGAACTACACCGGCTTCTTGGAGGAGCTCACCTTCTTCTTCGGCTGCTACTCCACAGAGGGCGATCACCTGCCACCTGATTCTCCGCTAGAAAAGTTCCAGATCGACTGCAAAGGGTTCAATCCGCCTGCAGGCAGCGGAGACGGTGTTTCCTTCGTCTTCACCTCTGAGGAAGGCAACGTCTCTCGAGAGTACGAACTGGCTGAGTACTGCAGCCAGAAGGTCATCGTGCCGGTACTCGAGAAAAATGCTCGTAGAAGTGGTCCGCTCGTGTTGCCGAGGGATTACGGTGTCGTGCTTGAGCAAGGGTTCGAGTTGGAATGGAAGCAGGGCAAGGAGCAGCAATGCCAGCAGTGCGAGGAATCCCACAAGGGACGGTGCGCCTTCAACGAGAAGAAGGAATACCTTGCTTGCTTGTGCTCCGGCGGGATCTGCAAGAATACAAACCCTCCATCATCAG GATCGAAGAGCAGAAATAAGATGGTTATACCAG GTGTAGTGGCCGGTGTTGCCGCAGGCTTGCTTGCTCTTGCCGTGATAGCTTTTTTGTTCATTCGCAAGAGAAGGCAGAGGAAGGTTGTGAACTCGTCGTCGAAGCTCCTCAAGTACAGGTACAGCGGCTCCGGCGGGACCCCGACGCGCTCCAGGGGCGGCGACATGGAGTCCGGCAGCAGCCAGGACATGGGCAACCGGTTCAGCTACGAGGAGCTCGAGGAGGCCACCGATTCCTTCAACGAGAACagagagctcggcgacggcggcttTGGCACCGTCTACAAAG GGTACCTTGGGGACGGGCGGGTGGTGGCGGTGAAGCGGCTGTACAACAACAGCTACCGGCGCGTGGAGCAGTTCGTGAACGAGGCGGCGATCCTGGCCCGGCTGCGGCACCCGAACCTGGTCATGTTCTACGGCTGCACCTCCAAGGAGAGCCGCGAGCTGCTCCTGGTCTACGAGTTCGTCCAGAACGGGACGGTGGCCGACCACCTGCACGGGCCCCGCGCGGCGGAGCGCGCCCTGCCGTGGCCGCTCCGCCTCAGCATCGCCGTGGAGTCCGCGGCGGCGCTGACCTACCTCCACGCCATTGAGCCGCCCATCGTGCACCGCGACGTCAAGACAAACAACATCCTCCTGGACACCGACTTCCACGTCAAGGTCGCCGACTTCGGCCTCTCCCGCCTCTTCCCGCTCGACGCCACGCACGTCTCCACCGCCCCCCAGGGCACCCCAGG GTACGTGGACCCGGAGTACCACCAGTGCTACCAGCTGACGGACAAGAGCGACGTGTACAGCTTCGGCGTGGTGCTGGTGGAGCTCATCTCGTCCAAGCCCGCCGTGGACATCACCCGGCAGAGGAACGAGATCAACCTGGCCGGCATGGCCATCAGCAAGATCCagaagtgccggctggaggagctggtggACGTGGAGCTGGGATACGAGTCGGACCCGGCGGCGAGGAAGATGATGACCATGGTGGCGGAGCTGGCGTTCCGGTGCCTGCAGCAGAACGGCGAGATGCGCCCGCCGATAAGGGAGGTGCTGGACGTGCTCAGGGCCATCCAGGATGAGTGCCTGGGTCACAAAGACGGTGGAGGCAAAGGCAAGAAGGACTTTGCCGAGCCCATCTCCCCCAACACGGTGCACGCTCCCTGGGACAGCAGGACCACCACCCCTAACACCAGCCAGTAG
- the LOC119276717 gene encoding LEAF RUST 10 DISEASE-RESISTANCE LOCUS RECEPTOR-LIKE PROTEIN KINASE-like 1.2 isoform X3: MPLLICHRLLLVLLLWVAASHGDSSDDGTYDTSMCLNQNYTCGGVNITYPFYLAGETKDVKGNANSYCGYPGLGILCDDEKPILQLNGAANYTVTSFDDALATLSLADPEVEDGKPCPRPRINRNITFQEGSLLFFPDSAVDYLIFFIGCNFNFTFYKPTSIYPISCESFDDGPGPGLSFVLPDDAVPAGNWVQACNQVIQLPVHKYGEINLTDPGWTNGSRYASVLRQEFQLGWNESAKPPACTQCEGSNSRARCGYSRTGDFIGCLCPDGRVHSDNNCNKARSKSRNKMVIPGVVAGVAAGLLALAVIAFLFIRKRRQRKVVNSSSKLLKYRYSGSGGTPTRSRGGDMESGSSQDMGNRFSYEELEEATDSFNENRELGDGGFGTVYKGYLGDGRVVAVKRLYNNSYRRVEQFVNEAAILARLRHPNLVMFYGCTSKESRELLLVYEFVQNGTVADHLHGPRAAERALPWPLRLSIAVESAAALTYLHAIEPPIVHRDVKTNNILLDTDFHVKVADFGLSRLFPLDATHVSTAPQGTPGYVDPEYHQCYQLTDKSDVYSFGVVLVELISSKPAVDITRQRNEINLAGMAISKIQKCRLEELVDVELGYESDPAARKMMTMVAELAFRCLQQNGEMRPPIREVLDVLRAIQDECLGHKDGGGKGKKDFAEPISPNTVHAPWDSRTTTPNTSQ, from the exons ATGCCTCTCTTGATATGCCACCGGCTGCTGCTGGTTCTCCTCCTCTGGGTCGCCGCCTCCCATGGCGATTCATCTGATGATGGTACTTACGACACCTCCATGTGCCTGAATCAAAATTACACCTGCGGAGGCGTGAACATCACCTACCCGTTCTATCTCGCCGGGGAGACAAAAGATGTCAAGGGCAACGCCAACTCCTACTGTGGCTACCCTGGCCTGGGGATCCTCTGCGACGACGAGAAGCCCATCCTGCAGCTCAACGGCGCCGCCAACTACACGGTGACGAGCTTCGACGACGCGCTCGCAACGCTCTCTCTAGCCGATCCGGAAGTCGAAGACGGCAAGCCCTGCCCGAGACCAAGAATCAACCGCAACATCACTTTTCAAGAGGGATCGCTGCTGTTCTTTCCTGACAGCGCGGTCGATTACCTTATCTTCTTCATCGGCTGCAACTTCAACTTTACCTTCTACAAACCGACTAGCATCTACCCGATCAGCTGCGAAAGCTTTGACGATGGTCCTGGTCCTGGGCTATCGTTTGTGCTTCCGGATGATGCAGTGCCCGCCGGCAACTGGGTGCAAGCGTGCAACCAAGTCATACAATTGCCTGTGCACAAATACGGCGAGATCAACCTTACTGACCCTGGATGGACAAACGGGAGTAGATATGCCAGTGTTCTTCGTCAGGAATTCCAGCTGGGATGGAACGAGAGCGCGAAGCCCCCAGCATGTACCCAGTGCGAGGGATCCAATTCCAGGGCAAGGTGCGGTTACAGCCGGACAGGGGATTTCATCGGCTGCTTGTGCCCTGACGGCCGAGTACACTCCGATAATAATTGCAATAAAGCCC GATCGAAGAGCAGAAATAAGATGGTTATACCAG GTGTAGTGGCCGGTGTTGCCGCAGGCTTGCTTGCTCTTGCCGTGATAGCTTTTTTGTTCATTCGCAAGAGAAGGCAGAGGAAGGTTGTGAACTCGTCGTCGAAGCTCCTCAAGTACAGGTACAGCGGCTCCGGCGGGACCCCGACGCGCTCCAGGGGCGGCGACATGGAGTCCGGCAGCAGCCAGGACATGGGCAACCGGTTCAGCTACGAGGAGCTCGAGGAGGCCACCGATTCCTTCAACGAGAACagagagctcggcgacggcggcttTGGCACCGTCTACAAAG GGTACCTTGGGGACGGGCGGGTGGTGGCGGTGAAGCGGCTGTACAACAACAGCTACCGGCGCGTGGAGCAGTTCGTGAACGAGGCGGCGATCCTGGCCCGGCTGCGGCACCCGAACCTGGTCATGTTCTACGGCTGCACCTCCAAGGAGAGCCGCGAGCTGCTCCTGGTCTACGAGTTCGTCCAGAACGGGACGGTGGCCGACCACCTGCACGGGCCCCGCGCGGCGGAGCGCGCCCTGCCGTGGCCGCTCCGCCTCAGCATCGCCGTGGAGTCCGCGGCGGCGCTGACCTACCTCCACGCCATTGAGCCGCCCATCGTGCACCGCGACGTCAAGACAAACAACATCCTCCTGGACACCGACTTCCACGTCAAGGTCGCCGACTTCGGCCTCTCCCGCCTCTTCCCGCTCGACGCCACGCACGTCTCCACCGCCCCCCAGGGCACCCCAGG GTACGTGGACCCGGAGTACCACCAGTGCTACCAGCTGACGGACAAGAGCGACGTGTACAGCTTCGGCGTGGTGCTGGTGGAGCTCATCTCGTCCAAGCCCGCCGTGGACATCACCCGGCAGAGGAACGAGATCAACCTGGCCGGCATGGCCATCAGCAAGATCCagaagtgccggctggaggagctggtggACGTGGAGCTGGGATACGAGTCGGACCCGGCGGCGAGGAAGATGATGACCATGGTGGCGGAGCTGGCGTTCCGGTGCCTGCAGCAGAACGGCGAGATGCGCCCGCCGATAAGGGAGGTGCTGGACGTGCTCAGGGCCATCCAGGATGAGTGCCTGGGTCACAAAGACGGTGGAGGCAAAGGCAAGAAGGACTTTGCCGAGCCCATCTCCCCCAACACGGTGCACGCTCCCTGGGACAGCAGGACCACCACCCCTAACACCAGCCAGTAG
- the LOC119276717 gene encoding LEAF RUST 10 DISEASE-RESISTANCE LOCUS RECEPTOR-LIKE PROTEIN KINASE-like 1.4 isoform X5, which yields MVIPGVVAGVAAGLLALAVIAFLFIRKRRQRKVVNSSSKLLKYRYSGSGGTPTRSRGGDMESGSSQDMGNRFSYEELEEATDSFNENRELGDGGFGTVYKGYLGDGRVVAVKRLYNNSYRRVEQFVNEAAILARLRHPNLVMFYGCTSKESRELLLVYEFVQNGTVADHLHGPRAAERALPWPLRLSIAVESAAALTYLHAIEPPIVHRDVKTNNILLDTDFHVKVADFGLSRLFPLDATHVSTAPQGTPGYVDPEYHQCYQLTDKSDVYSFGVVLVELISSKPAVDITRQRNEINLAGMAISKIQKCRLEELVDVELGYESDPAARKMMTMVAELAFRCLQQNGEMRPPIREVLDVLRAIQDECLGHKDGGGKGKKDFAEPISPNTVHAPWDSRTTTPNTSQ from the exons ATGGTTATACCAG GTGTAGTGGCCGGTGTTGCCGCAGGCTTGCTTGCTCTTGCCGTGATAGCTTTTTTGTTCATTCGCAAGAGAAGGCAGAGGAAGGTTGTGAACTCGTCGTCGAAGCTCCTCAAGTACAGGTACAGCGGCTCCGGCGGGACCCCGACGCGCTCCAGGGGCGGCGACATGGAGTCCGGCAGCAGCCAGGACATGGGCAACCGGTTCAGCTACGAGGAGCTCGAGGAGGCCACCGATTCCTTCAACGAGAACagagagctcggcgacggcggcttTGGCACCGTCTACAAAG GGTACCTTGGGGACGGGCGGGTGGTGGCGGTGAAGCGGCTGTACAACAACAGCTACCGGCGCGTGGAGCAGTTCGTGAACGAGGCGGCGATCCTGGCCCGGCTGCGGCACCCGAACCTGGTCATGTTCTACGGCTGCACCTCCAAGGAGAGCCGCGAGCTGCTCCTGGTCTACGAGTTCGTCCAGAACGGGACGGTGGCCGACCACCTGCACGGGCCCCGCGCGGCGGAGCGCGCCCTGCCGTGGCCGCTCCGCCTCAGCATCGCCGTGGAGTCCGCGGCGGCGCTGACCTACCTCCACGCCATTGAGCCGCCCATCGTGCACCGCGACGTCAAGACAAACAACATCCTCCTGGACACCGACTTCCACGTCAAGGTCGCCGACTTCGGCCTCTCCCGCCTCTTCCCGCTCGACGCCACGCACGTCTCCACCGCCCCCCAGGGCACCCCAGG GTACGTGGACCCGGAGTACCACCAGTGCTACCAGCTGACGGACAAGAGCGACGTGTACAGCTTCGGCGTGGTGCTGGTGGAGCTCATCTCGTCCAAGCCCGCCGTGGACATCACCCGGCAGAGGAACGAGATCAACCTGGCCGGCATGGCCATCAGCAAGATCCagaagtgccggctggaggagctggtggACGTGGAGCTGGGATACGAGTCGGACCCGGCGGCGAGGAAGATGATGACCATGGTGGCGGAGCTGGCGTTCCGGTGCCTGCAGCAGAACGGCGAGATGCGCCCGCCGATAAGGGAGGTGCTGGACGTGCTCAGGGCCATCCAGGATGAGTGCCTGGGTCACAAAGACGGTGGAGGCAAAGGCAAGAAGGACTTTGCCGAGCCCATCTCCCCCAACACGGTGCACGCTCCCTGGGACAGCAGGACCACCACCCCTAACACCAGCCAGTAG